A stretch of Roseibium porphyridii DNA encodes these proteins:
- a CDS encoding extracellular solute-binding protein, giving the protein MKKCLSPTRRQMLQLSGAAIVAASTPLSAKMALAAPKGPRHGLSVFGDLKYGPDFTHFEYVNPEAPKGGAFSFQAPYWYFNQNVQTYNTFNSFILKGDAPPRMELCFDTLMVRAYDEPDAVYGLVAETVEVSEDGNRFTFNLRPEARFHDGSKLTAEDVAFSIMLLKADGHPLLSQPLGVLKDAEVLGEHQVAFQFDGTQARSFPLAVAADYPIFSKRYYTAYDFKQSTLTPPLSSGPYKVGRHAVGRYVEYHKVENYWANDLPVTKGQLNFSTIRLEFFRERQVAFEAFKKGDVLYREEFSSKNWATEYNFPAVEDGRVVRRDFPDGRPSGAQGWFFNTRREKFKDPRVREALGYAFDFEWSNENLFYGLYKRTKSFFENSDMKAEGLPSAAELELLEPFRDQVPETVFGEPITPPVSDGSGFDRKLLRRASQLLKEAGYERDGPQLIGPDGKPFEVEFINNTTAFERITNPLLKNLERLGIKANLRIVDPAQYQARLNDYDFDIASRRYSLAPTLSDTIRELWGSKAAATPGTYNTAGISSPVVDALIDKAIAAQSREEMNTAASALDRVLRSGFYWIPQWYKNVHNVSLWDVYGFPEETPRYFFPVEELWWIDQEKAQKLGKGG; this is encoded by the coding sequence ATGAAGAAGTGTTTGTCTCCGACACGCCGTCAAATGCTTCAACTGTCCGGAGCGGCAATAGTTGCGGCTTCGACACCCCTTTCGGCAAAAATGGCTCTTGCGGCACCAAAGGGCCCAAGGCACGGCCTGTCGGTTTTCGGAGACTTGAAATATGGGCCGGATTTCACCCACTTTGAGTACGTCAACCCGGAGGCGCCGAAAGGGGGAGCCTTCTCGTTTCAGGCGCCCTATTGGTACTTCAATCAGAATGTACAGACCTACAACACGTTCAATTCATTCATCCTGAAGGGCGACGCGCCCCCTCGGATGGAGCTTTGTTTCGACACGCTTATGGTCCGAGCCTACGATGAGCCGGATGCTGTCTATGGGCTGGTAGCCGAAACAGTCGAAGTTTCTGAAGACGGCAACAGGTTCACATTCAATCTTCGGCCGGAGGCACGGTTCCATGACGGGTCCAAGCTGACTGCCGAGGATGTCGCGTTTTCCATAATGTTGCTGAAAGCCGACGGACATCCTCTGCTGAGCCAGCCGCTGGGCGTCCTCAAGGATGCAGAAGTGCTGGGCGAGCACCAAGTTGCGTTTCAATTTGATGGAACGCAGGCGCGGAGTTTCCCCCTCGCGGTAGCTGCCGACTATCCGATCTTCTCCAAACGCTACTACACCGCTTACGATTTCAAGCAGTCAACGCTGACCCCTCCATTGTCATCCGGTCCTTACAAGGTCGGCAGGCATGCGGTCGGTCGATATGTCGAGTATCACAAGGTTGAAAATTACTGGGCAAATGATCTTCCGGTCACAAAAGGTCAGCTCAACTTCTCAACCATCCGACTGGAATTCTTCCGGGAGCGACAAGTTGCTTTCGAAGCCTTCAAAAAAGGCGATGTTCTGTATCGAGAAGAATTTTCATCCAAGAATTGGGCAACGGAGTATAATTTCCCGGCTGTCGAGGATGGCCGTGTCGTGCGCCGTGACTTCCCGGATGGCCGTCCATCTGGTGCACAAGGGTGGTTCTTCAACACGCGCCGGGAAAAGTTCAAGGACCCGAGAGTTCGCGAGGCTCTGGGATATGCCTTTGATTTCGAGTGGTCCAACGAGAACCTCTTTTACGGGCTTTACAAACGTACCAAGTCGTTCTTTGAAAACTCGGACATGAAAGCTGAAGGTTTACCATCGGCAGCTGAACTGGAGTTGCTGGAGCCTTTCCGGGATCAAGTGCCGGAGACCGTGTTCGGTGAGCCGATAACTCCGCCGGTCAGCGATGGTTCAGGCTTTGACCGAAAGCTGTTGCGCCGTGCCAGCCAGTTGCTGAAGGAGGCAGGCTATGAGCGTGATGGTCCGCAGCTGATTGGGCCGGACGGCAAGCCGTTTGAAGTTGAATTCATCAACAACACGACTGCCTTCGAGAGGATCACGAATCCGTTGTTGAAGAACCTGGAACGGCTCGGCATCAAGGCCAACTTGCGCATTGTCGATCCGGCCCAGTACCAGGCCAGACTGAACGACTATGATTTTGACATTGCAAGCCGCCGGTATTCGCTTGCGCCAACTCTTTCCGACACTATCCGCGAACTGTGGGGATCAAAGGCAGCTGCAACGCCAGGAACCTACAACACCGCCGGTATCTCAAGTCCTGTTGTCGACGCCTTGATCGACAAGGCAATCGCGGCTCAGTCTCGCGAGGAAATGAACACTGCAGCCAGTGCTCTGGACCGTGTCTTGCGCTCGGGATTTTACTGGATTCCCCAGTGGTACAAGAATGTCCACAATGTCTCTCTATGGGATGTCTATGGCTTTCCGGAAGAAACGCCGCGTTATTTCTTCCCGGTTGAAGAACTCTGGTGGATAGATCAGGAAAAGGCGCAAAAACTCGGCAAAGGCGGGTAA
- a CDS encoding extracellular solute-binding protein, whose protein sequence is MVFNWCSIRQTAAGMVLAGALSATALGTGPAQAEEPEWQHAAALNGTPKYGPDAPHFDYVNPDAPIAGTVRLASRGGFDTFNILAQKGNIGPGVLIIYESLMEPSLDEEDISAQYGVLADAVRYPKDYSWVEYRLNPDAKWHDGMPVTPEDVVWSFEKAIELDPQRKFYFQNVTNTEIVDDRVIRFTFDSSGNRELPKIMGQLTILPKHWWEGTDSKGEPRDISRATLEPPLGSGPYRIKDFTANRQVNYERVDDYWGKDLPIRVGTYNFDEIRYISFLDDAVQFEAFKGDQYDYHLERSSSQWAKRYNFPAIEDGRVVREIFPDRSSGVMQGFFLNQRREKFQDPDVRRALNFAYDFETTNEIVSANLLKRVNSYFAGTELASSGLPEGKELEILEEVRGEVPPEVFTQEYTNPVGGNPQNVRANLREAVKLLRKAGYELKDRKMVDPDTGEQLSIEFLYRDKASERTLLPYAKNLESIGINPILRLVDTSQFINRVRSRDFDTVVLAIGQSLSPGNEQREYWGTTSADNPSSANYAGIKNPAIDKLIDKVIFAEDRETLVAATHALDRVLLWNHYVVPQFYSDETRTARWNRFAHPEKMPEFSTGFPTIWWYDEELAAKTKAIK, encoded by the coding sequence ATGGTGTTCAATTGGTGTTCTATCAGGCAGACCGCAGCAGGAATGGTGCTGGCGGGAGCCTTGTCTGCTACGGCATTAGGTACTGGTCCGGCACAGGCAGAAGAACCCGAATGGCAACATGCTGCTGCTTTGAACGGTACGCCGAAATATGGCCCGGATGCCCCTCATTTCGACTATGTAAATCCAGACGCGCCGATTGCAGGGACAGTTCGCCTGGCGAGCCGCGGTGGGTTCGATACCTTCAACATCCTGGCTCAAAAGGGCAATATTGGCCCTGGCGTCCTGATCATTTACGAAAGCCTGATGGAGCCGTCTCTCGACGAAGAGGACATCAGTGCACAGTATGGTGTTCTGGCAGACGCGGTCCGTTATCCTAAGGACTATTCCTGGGTCGAATACCGTCTCAATCCCGATGCCAAATGGCACGATGGCATGCCCGTGACACCGGAAGACGTCGTCTGGTCTTTTGAAAAGGCAATTGAGCTCGATCCACAGCGCAAGTTTTATTTCCAGAATGTCACGAACACTGAAATCGTAGATGACCGGGTCATCCGCTTCACTTTCGATTCATCTGGCAATCGTGAACTGCCGAAAATCATGGGCCAGCTCACCATTTTGCCAAAGCACTGGTGGGAGGGCACAGACAGCAAAGGCGAGCCGCGCGACATCTCCAGAGCAACGCTTGAACCGCCGCTGGGCTCTGGCCCCTACCGGATCAAGGATTTCACGGCCAACCGGCAGGTGAACTACGAACGGGTCGACGATTATTGGGGCAAGGATCTGCCCATTCGGGTCGGCACCTACAATTTCGACGAAATCCGCTACATCTCTTTTCTCGATGATGCAGTTCAGTTCGAAGCCTTCAAGGGCGATCAATACGACTATCATCTTGAGCGCAGCTCAAGCCAATGGGCAAAGCGCTACAATTTTCCTGCGATCGAAGATGGTCGTGTTGTCAGGGAAATCTTTCCCGACAGGTCTTCCGGCGTCATGCAGGGCTTTTTCCTGAACCAGCGCCGGGAAAAATTCCAGGACCCGGACGTGCGTCGAGCACTCAACTTTGCCTATGACTTCGAAACCACAAACGAGATCGTCTCGGCAAACCTCCTGAAACGCGTCAATTCCTATTTTGCAGGTACGGAGCTTGCTTCATCGGGGCTTCCCGAAGGCAAGGAGTTGGAGATCCTGGAAGAGGTTAGGGGCGAAGTTCCGCCGGAAGTATTCACTCAGGAATACACCAACCCTGTTGGTGGAAACCCGCAAAACGTCCGGGCGAACCTGCGCGAGGCTGTAAAACTTCTGCGCAAAGCGGGCTATGAACTGAAAGACCGCAAAATGGTCGACCCCGACACCGGTGAGCAGCTCAGCATCGAGTTCCTCTATCGGGACAAGGCCAGCGAGCGGACGCTGCTGCCTTATGCCAAGAACCTTGAGAGCATCGGCATCAATCCGATTTTGCGGCTCGTGGATACGTCCCAGTTCATCAACCGTGTACGTTCGCGCGATTTTGATACTGTCGTTTTGGCGATCGGTCAGTCGCTCTCGCCCGGAAACGAGCAACGGGAATACTGGGGAACCACATCTGCCGACAATCCGAGTTCGGCCAATTATGCGGGCATCAAGAACCCAGCAATCGACAAGCTGATCGACAAGGTTATCTTTGCAGAAGACCGTGAGACACTGGTGGCTGCTACGCACGCGCTGGATCGCGTGCTCTTGTGGAACCACTATGTGGTGCCGCAATTCTATTCCGATGAAACGCGAACCGCGCGCTGGAACCGCTTTGCACATCCGGAAAAGATGCCTGAGTTCAGCACCGGATTTCCAACGATCTGGTGGTACGATGAAGAGCTGGCAGCCAAGACGAAGGCGATCAAGTGA
- a CDS encoding diguanylate cyclase: MGISLTRDLLGKTNGAVAASIVAVACFLVGIAVTAHVGQLVRNELVSQHKREVIANLSEVHARLEGELSRTVAYGFGLRSVVSQDTDAPFDMADYREIAIDLIEENPSIRSIGLAPNNILRAVYPFEPNQAAIGLNYRMNTAQWPAIRKAMLTREVVIAGPLELVQGGRALVIRIPVFPASFPGQATKDRPYWGVVTLVLDEAGLMASAGIRESVDGLRMALLNKNAVNSQSAVIFGSAAIENLDFVSLPLHLPGGLDWELIAYPEAGWSNMGNKVWITQLVGSFLSLVFAAMAFLLISEVYKVRSMALHDPLTGLANRRLLEDRMMQLAAMCERSGSGFEIFYVDLDAFKPINDSYGHSVGDRLLVEVGQRLQNQVRRTDTVARVGGDEFIVLTPGNMRRQERKSFLTRLSDHVSRAFEYSGARIDVKASIGTASYPGDAATVEDLLRVADGRMYAQKAKTKQNSQDAPKKGVIQAG; encoded by the coding sequence ATGGGCATAAGTCTAACGAGAGATCTGCTGGGCAAAACAAATGGAGCGGTTGCCGCCTCCATCGTTGCTGTCGCGTGTTTCCTCGTCGGAATTGCCGTGACAGCGCATGTGGGCCAGCTCGTACGCAACGAACTCGTTTCCCAACACAAGCGCGAAGTGATCGCCAACTTGTCTGAAGTGCACGCTCGGCTTGAAGGTGAATTGAGCCGCACGGTCGCCTACGGCTTTGGATTGAGATCGGTGGTCTCCCAGGACACCGATGCACCATTCGACATGGCAGACTATCGTGAAATTGCGATTGACCTGATCGAGGAAAACCCGTCGATACGTTCCATCGGTCTTGCACCCAACAACATTCTGCGAGCCGTCTATCCATTTGAACCGAACCAGGCCGCCATTGGTCTCAACTACCGAATGAACACCGCCCAGTGGCCTGCGATACGCAAAGCCATGCTCACCCGGGAGGTTGTCATTGCCGGGCCGCTTGAGCTCGTTCAGGGCGGGCGGGCTCTCGTGATCCGTATTCCCGTTTTTCCGGCGTCTTTCCCGGGCCAGGCCACAAAGGACCGGCCCTACTGGGGTGTCGTGACGCTTGTCCTGGACGAAGCAGGTTTGATGGCGTCAGCCGGGATCAGGGAAAGCGTCGATGGACTTCGAATGGCGCTTCTCAACAAGAACGCCGTAAACAGCCAGTCTGCGGTGATATTTGGTTCTGCGGCGATTGAGAACCTCGATTTTGTATCTCTGCCACTTCATCTGCCCGGGGGACTGGATTGGGAGCTGATCGCCTATCCGGAGGCCGGTTGGTCCAATATGGGCAACAAGGTCTGGATCACCCAACTGGTCGGAAGTTTCCTGTCTCTGGTCTTTGCAGCAATGGCGTTTCTTCTGATCAGTGAGGTCTACAAGGTCCGGTCAATGGCATTGCATGACCCCTTGACCGGGTTGGCCAACAGGCGGCTCCTTGAAGACCGGATGATGCAGCTCGCCGCCATGTGCGAACGCAGCGGTTCCGGTTTCGAGATTTTTTATGTCGATCTGGATGCCTTCAAGCCGATCAATGACAGTTACGGGCATTCGGTTGGTGACCGGTTGCTGGTGGAGGTGGGTCAACGGCTGCAGAACCAGGTTCGCAGGACTGATACGGTCGCACGCGTCGGCGGCGATGAGTTCATAGTCCTGACCCCTGGAAACATGCGCAGGCAGGAACGTAAGTCCTTTCTCACCAGACTGTCCGACCACGTGTCGCGCGCTTTTGAGTATTCGGGAGCACGGATTGACGTCAAGGCAAGCATTGGAACGGCAAGCTATCCAGGGGATGCAGCAACTGTCGAAGACCTACTAAGAGTTGCTGACGGTCGAATGTACGCTCAGAAGGCCAAAACTAAGCAAAATTCACAAGACGCTCCTAAGAAGGGAGTGATCCAGGCCGGTTAA
- a CDS encoding c-type cytochrome yields MDSFTLNKIAGAILMVLILTMGVGIVSDIIFHPTIPGKPGYEIVVASAEDSTSEVQPEPDVVPISELLLAASASEGEKVAKKCAACHTFDDGGANKVGPALWDVVGRKPGGVDGFGYSAAMNEYGAANAEWTYEGLESFLASPKKYIPGTSMGFAGLRKPEERANMIAYMRELSASPKPLPTE; encoded by the coding sequence ATGGATTCCTTCACGCTGAACAAGATCGCCGGTGCGATCCTGATGGTCCTGATTTTGACAATGGGTGTTGGTATTGTCTCCGACATCATCTTCCACCCGACAATCCCCGGCAAACCGGGCTATGAGATTGTCGTGGCATCCGCGGAAGATTCCACTTCTGAAGTTCAGCCTGAGCCGGACGTTGTGCCGATTTCAGAGCTGCTACTCGCAGCCTCGGCCTCCGAAGGTGAGAAAGTCGCCAAGAAATGCGCCGCTTGCCACACGTTTGATGACGGTGGAGCCAACAAGGTCGGTCCGGCACTTTGGGATGTGGTCGGTCGCAAGCCTGGCGGCGTCGACGGTTTCGGATACTCTGCCGCCATGAACGAATACGGTGCGGCCAACGCCGAGTGGACATATGAAGGCCTTGAGTCCTTCCTGGCTTCCCCGAAGAAATACATCCCTGGCACGTCAATGGGTTTTGCCGGCCTTCGCAAGCCGGAAGAGCGGGCCAACATGATTGCTTACATGCGTGAGCTCTCTGCTTCGCCAAAGCCACTGCCGACAGAGTAA
- a CDS encoding 3-deoxy-manno-octulosonate cytidylyltransferase, whose protein sequence is METRLTAALVIIPARLAATRLPRKPLADICGKPMIVRVLEQAQNADIGPVAVACDDKDIFDAIQDHGGQAVMTRVDHASGSDRIHEAVGLVDPDEKFEVVLNVQGDVPLIAPEAIRAAFAPLTVPDVQIGTIMTEFTNPDFRDDPNFVKAVTTPNGEGHHRALYFTRALAPSGEGPHYHHIGIYAYRRSALAKFVALSPSPLELREKLEQLRALEAGMRIDVSVIDSAPMDVNTPEDLERARAAYRTF, encoded by the coding sequence ATGGAGACCCGATTGACTGCCGCTCTTGTGATCATACCCGCCCGTCTTGCGGCAACACGCCTTCCGCGCAAACCGCTTGCCGACATTTGCGGAAAACCAATGATTGTGCGTGTTCTCGAGCAAGCCCAGAATGCGGATATCGGCCCAGTCGCCGTCGCTTGTGACGACAAAGACATTTTCGATGCCATCCAGGACCATGGGGGGCAGGCAGTGATGACACGTGTCGATCATGCGTCCGGCTCGGACCGCATTCATGAAGCTGTCGGACTGGTTGATCCGGACGAAAAATTTGAAGTGGTGCTCAATGTTCAAGGCGATGTGCCCCTGATTGCACCCGAAGCGATTCGGGCAGCCTTTGCTCCGCTGACCGTTCCTGACGTCCAGATCGGAACCATCATGACGGAGTTCACGAACCCGGACTTCAGAGACGACCCGAACTTCGTCAAGGCTGTCACGACCCCAAACGGTGAAGGGCATCACCGGGCGCTTTACTTCACCCGAGCACTTGCTCCAAGCGGCGAAGGCCCGCACTATCACCACATCGGGATTTATGCCTATCGGCGGTCCGCCCTGGCAAAGTTTGTCGCCCTTTCGCCGTCCCCGCTGGAGCTTCGCGAAAAGCTGGAGCAGTTGCGTGCGCTCGAGGCAGGCATGCGGATCGATGTGTCCGTCATTGACAGCGCACCCATGGACGTGAACACCCCGGAAGATCTTGAGCGCGCACGCGCAGCCTACCGAACATTCTAG
- a CDS encoding prephenate dehydratase, whose translation MSDRKRIVFQGETGANSHMACRSVYPDYEAIPCATFEDCFSAMADGSADLAMIPIENSVAGRVADIHHLLPKSDLNIIGEYFMPIRFQLMAPKGARVEDLKKVQSHIHALGQCRNVIRELGLTAVVGGDTAGSARQISELNDPSVGALAPEMAAEIYNLDILRENVEDAAHNTTRFVILSRDKMEAAHNGQPVITTFIFRVRNVPAALYKALGGFATNGVNMTKLESYQLEGQFFASMFYADVEGHPEDPAVALALEELAFFCAELNMLGVYRASPFREKIKEPEANRALRPNPNS comes from the coding sequence ATGTCAGATAGAAAAAGAATTGTGTTTCAGGGAGAAACCGGCGCCAACTCCCACATGGCCTGCCGGAGCGTTTATCCCGATTACGAGGCTATCCCTTGCGCGACCTTCGAGGACTGCTTTTCCGCAATGGCGGATGGTTCGGCGGACCTTGCCATGATCCCGATCGAAAACTCTGTCGCTGGCCGTGTCGCAGACATCCATCACCTTCTGCCGAAATCCGATCTGAATATCATTGGCGAGTATTTCATGCCGATCAGGTTTCAGCTGATGGCGCCCAAGGGTGCCCGTGTGGAAGATCTGAAGAAGGTTCAAAGCCACATTCATGCGCTTGGACAGTGCCGCAATGTCATCCGGGAACTCGGTCTGACCGCCGTAGTTGGTGGTGATACGGCCGGTTCGGCGCGGCAGATTTCCGAGTTGAATGACCCAAGCGTCGGCGCACTCGCGCCAGAAATGGCTGCCGAGATCTACAATCTCGACATCTTGCGCGAGAATGTTGAAGACGCTGCGCATAACACGACACGGTTTGTTATCCTCTCCCGTGACAAGATGGAGGCCGCGCATAACGGCCAACCGGTTATCACCACGTTCATCTTCCGTGTTCGAAACGTACCGGCTGCGCTTTATAAGGCGCTCGGAGGGTTTGCGACCAACGGGGTCAACATGACAAAGCTGGAATCCTATCAGCTCGAAGGCCAATTCTTTGCATCCATGTTCTACGCAGATGTGGAAGGGCACCCGGAAGACCCGGCGGTGGCCCTCGCCCTTGAGGAGCTGGCCTTCTTCTGCGCGGAGCTGAACATGCTCGGGGTTTACCGCGCCAGCCCGTTCCGGGAAAAGATCAAAGAACCTGAGGCCAACCGCGCCCTCAGACCCAATCCAAATTCCTAA
- a CDS encoding adenosine kinase, whose product MTETRFDALCIGNAICDVFAHVEEDFLLQENLIKGSMRLIDTEEAVRLFNKMGQTVRVSGGSAGNTAAGIASLGGRPAYFGKVAEDELGDSYSHDMNGTGVYFNTPRLREWKPTARSMILITPDGERTMNTYLGACTEFSPADVDEEVVAAAAVTYMEGYLWDPEEAKKAFLKAAEVAHLNNRKVALTLSDSFCVDRYRDEFQSLLSDGVVDLLFANEHELKALYQTGDLDTAISAAKENGALTALTLGSEGAMAFDRDETVKVDAKDVANVVDLTGAGDLFASGFLFGLARDYKIADATELGCLCAASVISHVGARPERPLKNLAAQSGFEV is encoded by the coding sequence ATGACCGAAACCAGATTTGATGCCCTGTGCATCGGAAATGCCATTTGCGATGTGTTTGCACATGTTGAAGAAGATTTTCTTCTCCAGGAAAACCTGATCAAGGGGTCAATGCGTCTGATCGATACCGAAGAAGCAGTGCGTCTCTTCAACAAGATGGGGCAAACCGTCAGGGTCTCCGGTGGCAGCGCCGGCAATACGGCAGCCGGTATTGCGTCTCTTGGGGGACGTCCTGCCTATTTCGGCAAGGTGGCAGAAGACGAACTGGGCGACAGCTACTCTCACGACATGAACGGAACAGGCGTTTATTTCAACACACCGCGCCTGCGGGAGTGGAAGCCGACTGCGCGCTCGATGATCCTGATCACACCCGATGGTGAGCGCACCATGAACACCTATCTTGGCGCCTGCACCGAATTCAGCCCGGCCGATGTGGACGAAGAAGTCGTTGCCGCAGCTGCGGTCACTTACATGGAAGGCTATCTCTGGGATCCAGAAGAGGCCAAGAAAGCGTTCCTTAAAGCGGCTGAAGTTGCGCATCTGAACAATCGCAAGGTCGCCTTGACGCTTTCCGATTCCTTTTGCGTTGACCGTTACCGTGACGAATTTCAATCGCTTCTGTCCGACGGCGTTGTCGATCTTCTGTTTGCGAACGAGCACGAACTCAAGGCGCTCTACCAAACCGGCGATCTGGACACGGCCATCAGTGCCGCCAAGGAAAACGGCGCACTGACAGCCCTGACGCTCGGCTCCGAAGGCGCAATGGCTTTCGACCGGGATGAAACCGTGAAAGTTGACGCGAAGGACGTTGCCAACGTTGTGGACCTGACAGGTGCCGGTGATCTCTTTGCGTCCGGTTTCCTGTTTGGCCTCGCACGCGACTACAAGATCGCCGATGCGACTGAGCTGGGCTGCCTATGCGCTGCGAGTGTCATCAGTCACGTTGGCGCACGCCCGGAACGCCCGTTGAAAAACCTTGCGGCACAAAGCGGTTTCGAAGTCTAG
- a CDS encoding 2,3-bisphosphoglycerate-dependent phosphoglycerate mutase translates to MDRLLVLVRHGQSEWNLKNLFTGWKDPGLTEQGVAEAHKAGQQLKDLKLEFDLAFTSVLSRAQKTLDIILDELGQTGLETFKDQALNERDYGDLTGMNKDEARQQFGEDQVHIWRRSYDVPPPGGESLKMTAERVLPYYKAEILPRVLAGNRTIVAAHGNSLRSLIMELENLSPEEILKRELGTGTPIIYRLDENGGVVSMQDLAD, encoded by the coding sequence ATGGATCGCCTTCTTGTGCTTGTCCGTCACGGACAAAGCGAATGGAATTTGAAGAACCTGTTTACCGGCTGGAAGGACCCTGGCCTGACCGAACAGGGAGTTGCCGAAGCTCACAAGGCCGGACAGCAGCTCAAGGATTTGAAGCTGGAATTCGATCTCGCTTTCACCTCGGTTCTGTCGCGTGCGCAGAAAACGCTCGATATTATTCTGGATGAGCTCGGACAGACCGGTCTGGAAACGTTCAAGGACCAGGCGTTGAATGAACGGGACTATGGCGATCTGACAGGCATGAACAAAGATGAGGCCCGTCAGCAATTTGGTGAAGACCAGGTCCATATCTGGCGCCGCTCTTATGATGTACCGCCTCCTGGCGGCGAGAGCCTCAAGATGACGGCAGAGCGGGTGCTTCCATACTACAAGGCTGAAATTCTGCCGCGTGTGTTGGCTGGCAACCGGACAATTGTCGCTGCCCATGGAAACTCGCTCAGGTCCTTGATCATGGAGCTTGAAAACCTCAGCCCGGAAGAGATCCTGAAACGCGAGCTTGGAACCGGCACGCCGATCATTTATCGGCTCGATGAAAACGGCGGCGTTGTCAGCATGCAGGATCTTGCCGACTGA
- the dapB gene encoding 4-hydroxy-tetrahydrodipicolinate reductase: MAQMRLVVVGAGGRMGRALTRAITEAPGAMVVAAVEREGADCLGKDVGDLAGTETLGVPVTDDPLTAFAKADGVLDFTAPPASLYFAELAAQARIVHVIGTTGWAEGQDEPLRAAARHARIIKSGNMSLGVNLLASLVRKAAAALDSDFDIEVLEMHHKHKVDAPSGTALLLGQAAAEGRGLDLGTHSVRTRDGIMDPRQTGNIGFATLRGGSVIGEHSVIFAGEGERIELSHRAEDRQLFARGAVKAALWGFDQKPGFYSMADVLGLDD, translated from the coding sequence ATGGCGCAGATGCGTTTGGTGGTCGTCGGAGCTGGTGGCCGAATGGGTCGGGCCTTGACACGCGCCATAACCGAAGCACCGGGTGCAATGGTGGTCGCGGCAGTCGAGCGGGAAGGCGCTGATTGTCTGGGAAAAGACGTCGGAGATCTTGCAGGTACCGAGACACTTGGTGTGCCCGTCACCGACGATCCGCTGACCGCTTTTGCCAAGGCGGACGGCGTTCTCGATTTTACCGCACCTCCAGCCAGTCTCTATTTTGCCGAACTGGCCGCTCAAGCCCGGATCGTCCACGTCATTGGCACGACCGGCTGGGCGGAGGGGCAGGACGAACCTCTTCGTGCCGCAGCGCGACATGCGCGCATAATCAAGAGCGGCAATATGAGCCTGGGCGTGAATTTGCTTGCCAGCTTGGTGCGCAAGGCCGCCGCTGCGCTGGATTCCGACTTCGATATTGAAGTCCTGGAAATGCACCATAAACACAAGGTTGATGCGCCGTCAGGGACGGCCCTGCTGCTTGGTCAGGCCGCGGCCGAAGGACGTGGGCTCGATTTGGGAACCCACTCGGTGCGCACGCGAGACGGTATCATGGACCCAAGGCAAACGGGCAATATCGGCTTTGCTACCCTGAGAGGGGGATCGGTTATCGGCGAACACTCCGTGATTTTCGCCGGTGAAGGTGAAAGGATCGAACTGTCTCACAGAGCTGAAGACAGGCAGCTATTTGCGCGCGGTGCCGTGAAGGCAGCGCTATGGGGCTTTGATCAAAAGCCCGGATTTTATTCCATGGCCGACGTTCTCGGCCTGGACGACTAA